The window AGGTAAGATTGGAGAATAATTCTTATAATTTAAtgcatgctttaaaatattttaattattttagtcaaAAATTTGGACACAATTGTTTTTCAATGCTTTGAACTcatgtttttcaatgttttgaactcatgtttttcaatgttttgaactCATGTTTGTCAATGTTTTGAACTCCATAATgactaataaaaataatactaatactaataattaataataataaaaaaaaatcatattcttACATTCCTCCCTCCTTATTGGAATTTTCGTCCCTGAAACTTGAGTTTTCTAGATTTTCGAACAGATAGGGATATTGCTCGAACATCTTCTCttttagttcccaagtagcttctctttcAGTATGATTAGACCATTGTATCTTAACATAGGAAATGTTGCGACGCCTTAATACTTGTTCTTTGGTGTCCAAAATTCGAATTGGAACTTCTTCATATCTTAGTTTTTCATTCAAATTACTTTCCATTAGGAGCGGTCCAGTTTCAAGAACATGACTTGGATCTGGGATGTATTTCCTCAATTGTgaaacatgaaatacattaTGAATTCTTGACATATCTGGTGGCAATGCTAGTCTGTATGCCAATGTTCCGATtctttctaaaatttcaaaAGGTCCTATGTATCGAGGATGTAATTTCCCAGTTTTATTGAATCGAACAACTCCTTTCATGGGAGAAACTTTTACGTAAGCTTTTTCTCCAACGGTGAACTCCACTGGTCTTCTCTTTAGATCAGCccaacttttctgtcgatcttgagCAATTTTGAGTCTTTCTTTAATGATTGTTACTTTGTCCACGGTTTCTTGGATAAGTTCAGGTCCAGTTATGGATTTctctcctacctcatcccaGGATAGAGGTGATCGACATTTTCGGCCGTACAAAgcttcgtatggagccattccAATACTGCTAtgataactgttattgtaagcGAACTCAATTAAAGGTAGATGTTCACTCCAATTACCACTGAATTCTAAAGCACATGCTCGTAGCATATCTTCAAGGGTTTGTATTGTTCTCTctgtttggccatcagtttgagggtgataagctgtactgagagtaaccttagtccccatagcttgttgaaaACTTTTCCAGAATCGAGATACaaatcttggatctctatcagacaGAATGCTTGCCGGAACTCCATGTAATCGCACAATATTGTCCATGTATATGGTAGCCAATTTTTCCAGATTATAATTCATACGGACAGGTagaaaatgtgcagattttgtgagtctatctacgattacccatatTCCATTATGACTTTGCCTAGACTTTGGTAAACCtactacaaaatccatggaaatatgttcccatttccattctggaatttcCAAGGGTTGAAGAAGTCCTCCAGGCCGTTGATGTTCAGCTTTAACTTGTTTACAGACTTGGCATCTAGAGATGTATTCTGCtacatccttcttcattccgCTCCACcagaaatttttctttaaatctcTGTACATTTTTGTACTGCCGGGGTGGaccgaaaattttgatttatgtgcttcagacattacTTCCCGTCGAAGATTCTCGATGTTTGGTAcacacaatcgtcctttcatccacagAACTCCCTTCTCGTCTATATGAAAATCTTGTGACTTCTTTTTGGCTTGGAGTTCGGAGTTTGATAATCTTATGCCGACAATCTACTATTGCATGACTCTTggataaccaatccattcccagaATAACGTCGAATTCCACCATGTTAACTTGAATCAATTCAGCGTTGAATGTGTGTTCATTGATATATACTATGCAGTTCCGATGTATCTTATGTGTTTCAATTGTTTTACTGGTGGGAGTAGCAATTCTAAAAGGTTCAACAAGTATCTCTGGTATAAGCCCTAACTTCTTAGTGAATCTCTTAGAAATAAATGAATGAGTGGCACCACAGTCAAACAACACATAAGCtgaaattttattgattataatggtacctgccacgacatcgttTGCATCATCTGCCTCTTCTTGAGTTATGGCAAACATACGAGCATTGGTCTTATTCTCCTTTGGCTTGTTGGGGGTATCATTAGTGTTTGACCatgtcattttctttaatggttcagGACAATTAGCACTTCGATGTCCCATCTTCCCACAATTGAAGCAAGCACCAGTGTTCCTTCGACATTCTCCAATGTGTCGGTAGTTGCATAATGGACACGGTTTTATGCTTGAGAATGTCGTAGTTGAATTGGAAGGAGTTCCCTTGAATGGTCCACTTGATTGGTTTGACCTTTTAACTGGTTGTTTACCTTGAAAAGATTGTCCAGTGAGAGgtcgtttatttttattttcatcttcTCGGCGCTTGATATCAGTCTCAGCTCTAATGGCTGCTCCCATTAAATCATCAAAACCTGTGGGTTGGTAAACTGCCAGAGCTGATTGGATACGGCTGTTCAGACCACGTTTGAAACGATGCATCTTCAGGATATCATCTGCCATGATGGCAGGAGCATATGTTCCAAGGGAGTTGAATTTAGAAGTGTACTCCACAACAGACATATCCGGGGTTTgagtaaaattctcaaattcactCAACAATTTTAATCTCAACTCTGGTGGATAGTATTGTTTCAAGAATGCTTCTCGAAATCTTTGCCATGTGATTGGTCCGACTTCTGTCATATTTGCTGAGATTGTCTCTCACCATTTGGCCGCCTTTTCTTCTAGGAATGGTGTCACCACAGTCACTTTTAGTTCATTTGGCACTTCAAGCAATTGGAGTTGTGTCTCAATATTCTTGAGCCAGCCTTGACCAACTTCTGGGTCAGGGTTGCCGTCAAACGTTGAGACTCGATTCCTCCGAAGAGATTCATAATGGTGTTTGATTCCAttcggtggtggaggtggtggtggctgaTTAGTGTTGATATTTACATGGCTCATTCCTTGGATGGTTGTTGTCACAATGGTTGCTATGGCCATTAAATCTTCTCTGCTAAGGCCAACTCTTGCTGCTGGTGGTGTATCTTCGTTGTTATTGTTGTTGCAATCATTGTTGCGATTGGCATATCGCGGGTTGCGGTTGCTACGATAGGGTCTCTCTGCCATTTCCTACACGCATGAGAATTTCTAAGATGTTTGAATAATTATGTACaaaaatattgaagattaaCTCAAATATGAAATCAATCCAGGAATAGATCAAATAAACTTTTTATTGTTTCCAATGAGAAGGAAAAGCAATACAAATCAAAGTTTTCAGAAGTGTAATGATAAGAAGTAAAAGAAAGGAATGGATTATCAATCCTTATTACAAATAGTCACGACACTAAATACTCAATCATCTAAAACCTCGCCATCTCCTAATACTTCATCTTCCATCTGTTCTTCTACCGGTTCTACTTCCGGCTCCAATGCCATAATGATGGAATCCTCAAGATGATGAACATAATTCTGTAATTGTTCATTTTGCATAGTCAAATTGTGCACTGAATTCTGTAGTTCTTGAATGGTTGCCTCATCTTGCTGACGACGTTGATTTTCCATCAGTATACTTTGTTGAATTTGAGACTGGAGTGCTTGGGATTCTTCTAGCATTTGTTGGTGTTCTTTGTTCAATTCAAGGacttttgtttgggaagcctctAGTTTATTTTTGGTCATTTCGTGATTTTTCTCTTCTGAGTTGAGATAGTAAGCAAACCTTTGTACGTCAGCCTGAAAATGGTCTTTGATCTCTTCTAACTCTtgtttttcctttttcaagtTTTCATATGCCAAATCTTTGGCCAACAATTGCTCTTGGTGTTTTTGTTGCTCTTCATAAAGTTGAGCTCTAAGGTTTGCCATTGCAATCTCGTGGTTACTAAGAGCGAGTTCACGCATACGTTTGGGTATTTCAGCACGAGTACGGGAAGCCATTTCCTGAAATAAAACCAATGGAAAGGCTTAGAACAAGGAGTTTATGATATTCACGATTATTACCAAAAACGGCAAAACGTGATTTAGGACGCTTCATCAATAGAATTTTGTGATTTTCAGATGTCACGATAAGAATAGTGAATATTGTTCATTGGTAGGAAGTCGCTAGGGTCTTGCCAAAAACTGACTTTGTCAAATTTCCTATGGCAATTTCCCagccggattatgaacctggagggctctgataccactaaaatgtCACGTCCCGATACCGGGGTGAGTTGACATCCGGcgttgttttacaattattcaatcgtaaatcaacaagcctcgtagtacagtgtacaaccaaaccagtctttttcataaaacatacaaTGTCTTTACAACGTAATAAATTTAACAAACGAGTGCGGAAGCGAACAgcgtaaaaataaaagatagccAAATTCCAAAGTATGTCTTGATCAACAGAAACATTGTTACCATCCCCAGAAATGCATttgctcttcttcttcaacttgtttttcattcttatctgggagtgagaggtgtaagggtgagtattttgtgaaatactcagcaagtgggggccgatcgatcaCAATAACACAaagatatacatatatagatctttaacaattcgaaattttccgtgtctcaacaaacgtcggaacaataaaatgatagatacgacataacttatatatatttatgtaaatattaaatgaatttCATGTCACAATAATTAGTCACAACAAAATCAAAACATGATATTAACAATGAGCAAACATAACTTAGCATATACATATAGACATAAATTATTCGTATTGCACTGTTATTTCATCTTATTATCCATGGtgttactgatcagtcccctatatgtaattcctctaaggggtgaggccttatatcggttattattacccaccgcatcagggccataaacttgtcatatcttatcatgttttaggaaaattttcctttttaccatttctaacttgaatcataacagtgcctttaaacataattcttagaatACACTAAATTGAtgtttaagaatatatattagAATATAACATGAAATGAAGATAACATAATTTTGAAACGAAAGGAACATGCACTTGAAATTGATTTAAAAATGCTTAACAAATTATCAAAACGAAatattcatatatcaaatcgaaggaatatatcatgtcgaccgaattttcgaaaacatacttaaatactttaaaacataagcccacttacagaaAGGTGTTCCAAAATTACGGAAGAAACAAGCTTGAATTTATCGTCCGAAAATCCGTAAATTAGCTAAACTCGTTCGGAATCCGAGCAGTTTTCTTGCCGAAGGGTTTCACAAAATTTGACCGTATGGATGAGgctgaaattttgatatgatgttTAAAACATATGAAAGTGTAATATAAACGGTGGAGATTAGATTTGAATAAACCGTTGGACCGGAAGTTTCTCTCGAAAATGAACAGAATTTCTAGCTCGAAAATATCACTCAAGAAATGGTTGATGGTGTTCAAGCTTCATTCATGCTCTAGCTTGAGAGGTTTTGGTGTGATTTCTCTCATTCTCAAAACATCTATTTATAGGTAAGATTGGAGAATAATTCTTATAATTTAAtgcatgctttaaaatattttaattattttagtcaaAAATTTGGACACAATTGTTTTTCAATGCTTTGAACTcatgtttttcaatgttttgaactcatgtttttcaatgttttgaactCATGTTTGTCAATGTTTTGAACTCCATAATgactaataaaaataatactaatactaataattaataataataaaaaaaaatcatattcttACAGGGTGTTTGAATATATGTGCGATTTGAATGCTTTATTGTGAGTTGCTGGTGGTCTTGGGAAGATTGAGTTCCTTGTCGCCTGAGGTGGTGATGCCCCCAAGGGAACCCGGGCTCGGGTAAAGCTCCCGACCCGGAGGGTACTTGCACTCGGGCGAGATGAGAGCAGGGAGAGGATCCCAAATTACGACCACATGCAGAGAGCCGGTATGAAAGCAGGATCCCGGATCTTCAGATACCAGGCGAGTTACGCACTCAAGTGTCAGAAGAATTCCCAATGAACTACTCGGCAGGCCATCACCCGGGGCAAAAGCTTCCCGGTCCCAGAAACACCTCAGGGGCACTCGGGTGGAAGGCGCCCGGGAAAGAGGCTCAGTCTCTCCTTTATCGTCACGTCTTCCGGAAATCTCGGAACCCATCCTCCCACGTTCTATGACAAGGTCAACACTTAATACGTGGCCCACTATTTTACAACGTGGCCCACCATTCCGAATCGTGGCCACCACCCGAACTTTACGGGCAAGTCACCTACCCGACTCATCTATAAATACCCCTGTAGGTACTACACAAGGAGGTAACTCTTCTCTGGATACTCACAAGCACTCACAAATGTTCTTATTTTCTCTCTAAGTTTTCCTTTGCGTGCaccactgacttgagcgtcggagtggataCGCCGGAACAACTTCCGGCACCCCCCTAACGTTCTGTGATTTCAGGATTAAAACTCAGGTCATCCCGGGCGTTAGTCCTCAGGCGACAGGGAACTCAATCTTCCCAAGACCACCAACAACTCACAATAAAGCATTCAAATCGCACATATATTCAAACACCCGACTTGGCAGATTGCACACCCGGCTACTACCCAATTTGCCCGGTCGACATCAGTAGACATATGCAGTCTACTGAAGAAGTGAAAGTAACGTATTAATGTATCCGCTGGTGTAGACAAGGAAAAACATAATTTTAAGTTGCAGATATAGTTGAAGTGTGCAACTTCTGGAAAATGCCTTTGAATAATTAAGTCAGAGGTTTTTTTTGGGCCAAAATTCAGGTGGCTGGAAAGAGAGGCAGGGTCATTAAGATTCAGCTCTATATTTTATCATGAAAGGCTTGATCAATCTCCGTCATTAACTTTACGAACTTACTTGAAACTTTTTTCAATGGTCAATTTTTTGAACCTGTGCGAGCTAAACATAATTATGCTAAGACGTGCCTTTAAAGGATCGTGCTTTTTTTTGAGACAATACCAAGCTATTTTGAATTAACTTAATTCTTTCACCTCTATATTGTTTGCCCTGGGAATAATTAGAAAAATGTAgatacaataatttttttaatttttatatcccTTAGGTATTCCATCACCATCTGGCGGCAATGTAAGAAGTCCGTCGACATATTATTCAACCTTCCACAAGACTCCCACTGGAAAGAAATATTCGGAGGAAGAGTGGAAGGAGTTCACAGAGGCATCTACTCGTCAGGCAATGGCAGAGTGGGCATCATCTCCTGAATTTACGGAATGGATCACAAAGAATGCTGATATGATACAACTCCACCATGGGGATAGCTCGGAAGAATCTATTGAAAGCGGGTCAGATTCGACGGATGATAACAAGGCAGAGAGCAGCAGCAGGAGAGGTCTATTAAAGTGGCAACCACGGGGTTAGAAGGTATCTTATCTACTCCACATTGGAACTTCCGAGTTCTTGATAAACCAAGCTCTTGCCAAATTTTTGGCCCGTTGTCTTCTTCCtcgatatttaatttttttgtaggTCAATCATTGTGCTACGTTTGTATATTCTACTGTCGAAATTATTTGATATCTTGGAAGTCTGATCAAATTAGTGCTAACACAATGCACAGTTCTTTTAAATAGGATGATATAGTTGACAATCCCAAATATTTACTATCCCATAAATATTCTTGTAACTTCTCCAATTTTCACTTTCCataatgtttatttttatttttccaataCATTCTTCTCTGCTTACTTTTATAATTAACTACccaaacaataaaaaatattaaatagaaatttttgtatttttgtttcatttaaattaattatatatatatatgaaagtaATATCATGATCAATAGCTGCCACACGAACTTTATGAGCATGGTTAATGTGTATAATGGTCATGGTGTTTTTGTGATTTGATAATCTGTGTGGGGTAGTTTTCTGACTATTCGTATTTCCTAGTAttgcttttttttttgtcaGTCAAATATTAGTTCTTAAACACACCTTTTGACATGCAATGGTTTGTCCTTTGGTTGAGAGTTGAGTTCCCCATAACGTTAGGATATTGTTTGAAGGGTATATCTAACATTAATAAACAACGgaaataaaaagaaataaaactaaaactatATCTTAATTGCAACATTTAACAATTTTATATCTTCTGATAATAATCAATACTTTAATTCTATCTTTATAACAACTCCAAGAAAATAATGTATCATTTTGTTTTACTTTAATTCAACAAATTTtctataaaaatcttttaaaaatacacCAGACACCACCATTCGAAAAAAAAAAGGTCTCATATCACACCATTGCCCCTACTCCCACCACTACATAATGTAAAGTAAACATTATCTCATCCAAAAAAATAAACCAACGTACATAAATTTGTCTTAAACTAACTACTTCTACGAAACATTCCAGGGAAAGCGAACTTAACCAGGATTTCCTCAGCTCCTCGTATTCATCCCAAGatcaacataaaatataattttatataatagaAAGAATAAGCTAAATATGCAACATTTTCCAAAGACAGctcaaataaaattaaattaaatagagGAACTAACCCACCATCTTTCTCAATCCCATTTTACCAAAAAGAATCTGCAATACGACACTCTCCTCATAACTCATCTCTCTTTTCTCGCAAAATCTCACACTGTGAACAAAATTCTCCATTTTGCATATTTCTGACAAGTGATTTTctcattttgtgtttttgtgAGTGTCATCTCCAGCTGTTAGGCGCATCGACGTGAAAATGAAATGGCCTCATCACTTGCATCCAGTAAGGTTTGTTTTATTCTAGTATTTTATTCGtgtcttttgaagaaaattcacaaagatgAGAGTATTTCATGCTGTTGATACATAATCTTAGTGTCGATTACAGTCATCcgtgtgattttttttttctttttaaaatttgaatcaTAAATGGAGAAAAGAACAAGAAAAGGATATCGCAGTGATGGAACTGTGAAGGTATATTTTCAAAGATTTAAAACGGTAGAGTTTGAATCGAATCGAGCCTGTGCTTGAATAGTGAATGGAGGTGACCTGGAACTCAAATTATATGTTTTCTGAATTTCGAATTGAGCTCAAAGTCAAGTTTGAATCTTTTTAGCCATTTGTTACGATTTGGTTAGCTTGCACCTATTGTGGACTGTAGACTGTCCATGTCCATCACATGATTATGTGTTATAATCGGAAGGTTGGTGTTGGTAGTTTTGATTCTTGTAATTTGTTTATATTCACTCCTACTGTAAATTTAATTCACTTCTTATCTTCTTTGTTTCGGACAGAGGCAATTTGAAAGTGGTAGGAAACATTCTCCTATCTGTGGTTATGGTTCACTTCCTCCAAAGATGCAAAAAAGACAGGTTTCCTTTGCGTTTGACTTATTTTTGTTAGTAAGAGAATCGACACATTATATATGTCATATGGTATTATCTGCCATTGCAGGAGCCTCAGAATCTAACACATAGTAACTTGCTATGTGATTCCATGGACATGCAGATATACTTCCTCCAGACATGGGAACGGAGAGGTAACCAAAAACCAGCCACTAAtttgattcagatatgatcAGCACTTGAAAGGAATACATAGACCTTATCTTCAGCCTTGTGTATCATTGGTTTTTTCTTTAACTATTGTAAAACGGATCGGGTTTTGTCAAAATATTACAAATTAGCCCGACTTCTCCATTTATAACAATCCGTCGACTGGGTAGAATCTACCAACCTggaaatttgtttttgttttttgttttggtCCACCTGTCGAACAGAACCGGTTAACTCgattttttttcataaaaacgGTTTTGGTCAGAATCCGTTGATCGAGCCTGTAGATCATGGCCAATCTCGTATTAATGTGAGGCGATTGGCCTTAGATTATTGAGCCAGCTTAGCATAGCCAGGGGTTGCCTGCAGACAGCCTTGATCAGCTCCTTATATGTattttttcctaaaaaaatCCCTTTCTCATAAATTCACCCCAATCCAACCAGAAATTAATCATCTCTAAAAGCCTATTTTTGCTTACTCTTTTTTACATTTTCCCTTAAATTTTCTATACCATATTTTCCCTTAATCTTATTTAATGTTAATTTCAGTTTACCACCGGCTCTCGGTCCATATTAAAATGGACCCCCAGAGATCCCCAAATCCATTTTTCTCCATTGAGCTCCGACCTCCGCCGCTTACTATGTAAGAAATGTCTGATGTTTCCTTCTTCTCGTTAGATTGATTTAAAGTTGAGAAAAACAATGCTAATTTAACCTAATTTATGTAAAAACCTCCCTGACATGAATTTCTTTTTTAATGTTGTGTATTTGTAGAAAATGAAGGAGCCGTCGCCTTCAAATGATCAGGTTGATATTTTATTCGATGATTCTTCTTCATTCACTCGTGTAGAAAATGACAGTGTTCAATCAATTGCTGTTGGTGGACCTGTTATCGAATTAACTCCCGAAGGTAATCGATTACCCTCATATGTACTTCATTCTAAGTCCTTTTTTTGCTACCCGTTCCTGGATAATTGCTGGTGATTTTCTTTGACTGTGCTTTGGGTATGCTTATGCGTGATTTCCTGTTATATACAATAGATATAAGACCATGCTCTGAGAATAACTGAACATATTTTTCAAGTTTTTCTCGACAGTGTTATACTAATTCAGAAACCATCTACATGCATTGAACGCTAATTATTTGCAATAAagtgtgaatttttttttactgaATCAGTCAGCTACCAATAAGGTCAAAGATATCTTTTagattatttgaatttttttgccGGCCTTTTCCAATGAATTCGAATTTCATTTATACTGAATCAAATTCCTTAATCTTTGTTTGATTAAGTAGAGTTTTGCCTTAATAAAACATTAGAGCGCTGCATTGGCTTTTTCATCAACAAAACAAATGGTAGATGATTTTCTTTTAATGCTGGACATTGAGTTCACTCTATTCCCAAGCTCGTGATGGAGGAGTGAATACACATTTGGATTATGTGTGGATGTGTGCATATGTGGACACACACATGGAGTTGCAAGCATTGGTGTTTTAGAGAAATTTTGGCAACACGTCTTAGATTGTGTTTTCATTGGATATCTTATGTTTAAATGAGATTTTTCCCGGCTTCATATATTTCACATAAGTTTGACTTCATAATGTTTTTTGATTCCCAGAAGCTGAACTTGGTTTTCCTATGTCAAATATTTAGATCTTAcattgaaatttattatttttgacaATGATTTTTCATAACTCATGTAGTTGGTTTCTATATCCATTTTCaatatgatgatatttttgaaatgtgACCGTGTGCTTAAAGGTTACTTTAGACTGCGACGAACATGGAAAAGCAGAAGAACCTTTCTGCCTTCAACATAATACTTCTCTCTTCCATCAAAATCTATCAAAATGTGTTTGTGCTTACCATGTTTTCATGCATATGTGGTCGAAGATTGATACAAGGGAATAAGCAATCTATTTCCAAAATCTATATAAAGACTGCTCTTGTTGACCATAGAAAGTACATATTCGCTTGTGGTTTTGGCTTTTCTctgtctttttttttattttttattcttgtGTTTGGGCATGGAACTACCATGACATGAATGGCGAGTCAGTTGTGACTAAAAATGTAGTGGCTGTTTTAGAACTTGGACTCATGCTATCATGTcgtttaaaatgatgtcaaataCATCGCATGAACCTAGACCTATTCTTTCGGACCATGTATAACATGTCAATACAAACCTAAAAAACTTTCTGTTTTCTGCTGTTTATTTCGGTGGTCAAGCCAACACTACTTGACTTGTGCTGTATATTGCAGAAATGCAATTCAGACTTGCAAAAGGATACCAAGAGTACATGAAGATGATCCCCATACCAGTTAAGCGTGGCACCACTATTCCTTATACCTCATGGATGGGGTTAGGCAACTCTATCGAGCAGATATATGGGCAGCCTCTGCACTACCTGACTTATCTTCATCTAAAGCAGTTGGACAAAGAGAGTATTGGAGCCAAGGATGAGAATGTTCCCTTGGATATGATTATCCATCCTTGTAAAGCTGAGGCCAGTATCTGGATCATTGAAGAGATTCACCGCCATACTTCTTCTCCGCATCATCTGGCAAAACTGTGGGAAAATGATCCCAGTCATCATGCTCTAATTGATGCCA is drawn from Primulina eburnea isolate SZY01 chromosome 10, ASM2296580v1, whole genome shotgun sequence and contains these coding sequences:
- the LOC140842465 gene encoding protein RDM1-like; translated protein: MKEPSPSNDQVDILFDDSSSFTRVENDSVQSIAVGGPVIELTPEEMQFRLAKGYQEYMKMIPIPVKRGTTIPYTSWMGLGNSIEQIYGQPLHYLTYLHLKQLDKESIGAKDENVPLDMIIHPCKAEASIWIIEEIHRHTSSPHHLAKLWENDPSHHALIDAIFPKL